The Micromonospora sp. Llam0 genome includes a window with the following:
- a CDS encoding ABC transporter permease gives MTAEEATATVPGKEKPAAPPAHGADEPPRQSWWRSDASEYARRNLWLVGVLVILVIIGAATRPDLYSDPTWVRNNIFTILQQASAIGVVTVGMTFVIIAGGIDLSVGAIMALAGVWATTVATQSFGPGGMIFTAVVVGMCVGLVNGVLISYGRLVPFIATLAMMVAARGLAALISGKQTQVSTSSVINGMATQRILGIPLLVIILAAVVAAGWVLLNRTTFGRRTVAIGGNAEAARLAGINVRWHTLLIYGLSGLCCGIGAIMLTAQANSAQAAMANLYELDAIAAAIIGGTLLTGGRGTIIGALFGVLVFSTITNLFAINGLSTESQNMIKGGIIVVAVLIQQFRFNSLSQLFNRRTA, from the coding sequence GTGACCGCGGAAGAGGCCACGGCGACCGTACCCGGTAAGGAGAAGCCGGCAGCGCCGCCGGCGCACGGCGCGGACGAACCACCCCGGCAGAGCTGGTGGCGTTCCGACGCCAGCGAGTACGCCCGACGCAACCTGTGGCTGGTCGGCGTCCTCGTGATTCTGGTCATCATCGGCGCCGCCACCCGGCCCGACCTGTACAGCGACCCGACCTGGGTCCGCAACAACATCTTCACCATCCTGCAGCAGGCCTCCGCGATCGGCGTGGTCACCGTCGGCATGACATTCGTGATCATCGCTGGCGGCATCGACCTGTCGGTCGGCGCGATCATGGCGCTGGCCGGGGTGTGGGCCACCACGGTGGCGACCCAGAGTTTCGGACCCGGCGGCATGATCTTCACCGCCGTCGTGGTCGGGATGTGCGTCGGACTGGTCAACGGAGTGCTGATCTCGTACGGCCGGCTGGTGCCGTTCATCGCCACCCTGGCGATGATGGTGGCCGCGCGAGGGCTGGCCGCGCTCATCTCCGGCAAGCAGACCCAGGTCTCCACCTCGTCGGTGATCAACGGGATGGCCACTCAGCGGATCCTCGGAATCCCGCTGCTGGTGATCATCCTCGCCGCGGTGGTCGCCGCCGGCTGGGTGCTGCTCAACCGCACCACCTTCGGCCGACGCACCGTCGCGATCGGCGGCAACGCCGAAGCGGCCCGGCTCGCCGGGATCAACGTCCGGTGGCACACCCTGCTCATCTACGGCCTGTCCGGGCTGTGCTGCGGCATCGGCGCGATCATGCTGACCGCGCAGGCCAACTCGGCCCAGGCGGCCATGGCCAACCTGTACGAGCTCGACGCGATCGCCGCGGCGATCATCGGCGGCACGCTGCTCACCGGTGGTCGCGGCACCATCATCGGCGCCCTGTTCGGGGTGCTGGTCTTCTCCACCATCACCAACCTGTTCGCCATCAACGGGCTCTCCACCGAATCCCAGAACATGATCAAGGGCGGGATCATCGTGGTGGCCGTTCTCATCCAGCAGTTCCGGTTCAACTCCCTCAGCCAGCTCTTCAACCGAAGAACCGCCTGA
- a CDS encoding Gfo/Idh/MocA family protein, producing the protein MVGYAFMGAAHSQAWRTVNRVYDLPARVRMTAVCGRDESKVAEAADRLGWESHTTDWRALIARDDIDVVDICTPGDSHAEIAIAALAAGKHVLCEKPLANTVAEAQQMADAARAARAGGVRSMCGFNYRRVPAVTLMRQLVADGRIGTIRHVRAVYLQDWILDPDFPLVWRLRKDKAGSGALGDIGAHIIDATQFVTGQRIARVSGLTETFVKRRPLPAGSSGLTAAAGGGSADGAEPATGEVTVDDAALFMARLDGGAVASYEATRFATGRKNGLRIEINGSLGSVAFDFERMNELEFFDATRPAAEQGFTRIIVTEPEHPYLSAWWPPGHGIGYEHSFTHQARDFVAALAAGDDPTPSFDDALQVQQALAAVEQSAGLGEWVTVD; encoded by the coding sequence ATGGTCGGCTACGCGTTCATGGGCGCCGCGCACTCGCAGGCCTGGCGAACCGTGAACCGGGTCTACGACCTGCCGGCGCGGGTCCGGATGACCGCGGTGTGCGGCCGGGACGAGTCCAAGGTGGCCGAGGCCGCCGACCGACTCGGCTGGGAGTCGCACACCACCGACTGGCGGGCGCTGATCGCCCGGGACGACATCGACGTGGTCGACATCTGTACGCCGGGTGACAGCCACGCCGAGATCGCCATCGCGGCACTCGCCGCCGGCAAGCACGTGCTGTGCGAAAAGCCGTTGGCCAACACCGTGGCGGAGGCGCAGCAGATGGCCGACGCGGCCCGGGCCGCCCGGGCCGGCGGCGTCCGGTCGATGTGCGGGTTCAACTACCGGCGGGTGCCGGCGGTGACGTTGATGCGTCAACTCGTCGCCGACGGCCGGATCGGAACGATCCGGCACGTGCGGGCGGTGTACCTGCAGGACTGGATCCTCGATCCGGACTTTCCGCTGGTCTGGCGGTTGCGCAAGGACAAGGCGGGTTCCGGGGCGCTCGGCGACATCGGTGCGCACATCATCGACGCCACCCAGTTCGTCACCGGCCAACGGATCGCCCGGGTGAGCGGGCTGACCGAGACGTTCGTCAAGCGGCGGCCGCTGCCGGCCGGTTCCAGCGGGCTGACCGCTGCGGCCGGTGGCGGGTCCGCCGACGGGGCCGAACCGGCCACCGGCGAGGTGACCGTCGACGACGCCGCGCTGTTCATGGCCCGGCTCGACGGCGGGGCGGTGGCCAGCTACGAGGCGACCCGCTTCGCCACCGGACGCAAGAACGGGTTGCGGATCGAGATCAACGGCTCGCTCGGGTCGGTCGCGTTCGACTTCGAGCGGATGAACGAGCTGGAGTTCTTCGACGCCACCCGGCCCGCGGCCGAGCAGGGCTTCACCCGCATCATCGTGACCGAACCGGAGCACCCGTACCTGTCCGCCTGGTGGCCGCCCGGCCACGGCATCGGGTACGAGCACTCCTTCACCCACCAGGCCCGTGACTTCGTCGCGGCGCTGGCGGCCGGAGACGACCCGACACCGTCCTTCGACGACGCCCTCCAGGTCCAGCAGGCGCTGGCCGCGGTGGAGCAGTCGGCGGGGCTCGGCGAATGGGTCACCGTGGACTAG
- a CDS encoding sugar phosphate isomerase/epimerase, protein MDEVLRRNGQLTPPNPALTRRNILAASAGAAAVLGAAGLPVLQTSRPARAGGGWSVDPLIPEQNRGIILYSVRDRIGAAPDDSGVPYGFERVLARLAELGYKEIEFAGYNQHPDILGRQITPTEIRKILDDNGLVANGAHTQIRADTFQEQLDIAEELGMKNIGTGSDPTRSDYQSDWDAAADLWNELGRQAKERKMRLYTHNHDAAYNFLLDAGPLDEQGRPTRSSGVRKLEYFMAKTDAKYVYFEMDIYWGYVARHKHHTFVNSAGRERTRVFDPLLTVARRPRRFPLFHAKDGNKNPDLSNGYEMTPMGDGDINFQQFFQTIGHYDFHHANWEQDTAPGGSANPGQSLEFAERSYQHMSELTVYSQSE, encoded by the coding sequence ATGGACGAGGTGCTACGCCGCAACGGTCAGCTCACTCCGCCCAACCCCGCGCTCACCCGCCGCAACATCCTCGCCGCGTCGGCCGGCGCCGCCGCCGTACTCGGCGCGGCCGGGCTGCCGGTGCTGCAGACCAGCCGTCCGGCCCGAGCCGGCGGCGGCTGGTCGGTGGACCCGCTGATCCCCGAGCAGAACCGGGGCATCATCCTCTACTCGGTCCGCGACCGGATCGGTGCGGCCCCGGACGACAGCGGCGTGCCGTACGGCTTCGAGCGGGTCCTGGCCCGCCTCGCCGAGCTGGGTTACAAGGAGATCGAGTTCGCCGGCTACAACCAGCACCCCGACATCCTCGGCCGGCAGATCACGCCGACCGAGATCCGCAAGATCCTGGACGACAACGGGCTGGTCGCCAACGGAGCCCACACTCAGATCCGGGCGGACACCTTCCAGGAGCAGCTGGACATCGCCGAAGAGCTCGGCATGAAGAACATCGGCACCGGCAGCGACCCGACCCGTAGCGACTACCAGTCGGACTGGGACGCGGCCGCGGACCTGTGGAACGAGCTCGGCCGGCAGGCCAAGGAGCGCAAGATGCGGCTCTACACCCACAACCACGACGCGGCGTACAACTTCCTGCTCGACGCCGGTCCGTTGGACGAGCAGGGACGGCCGACCCGGTCGTCCGGTGTCCGCAAGCTCGAGTACTTCATGGCCAAGACCGACGCGAAGTACGTCTACTTCGAGATGGACATCTACTGGGGCTACGTCGCCCGGCACAAGCACCACACCTTCGTCAACTCGGCCGGCCGGGAGCGGACCCGGGTGTTCGACCCGCTGCTGACCGTGGCCCGTCGGCCCCGGCGGTTCCCGCTGTTCCACGCCAAGGACGGCAACAAGAACCCCGACCTGTCCAACGGCTATGAGATGACGCCGATGGGCGACGGCGACATCAACTTCCAGCAGTTCTTCCAGACCATCGGGCACTACGACTTCCACCACGCCAACTGGGAGCAGGACACCGCTCCCGGTGGCTCGGCGAACCCGGGCCAGTCGCTGGAGTTCGCTGAGCGCAGCTACCAGCACATGTCGGAGCTGACCGTCTACAGCCAGAGCGAGTGA
- a CDS encoding sugar ABC transporter ATP-binding protein: MVLRLTDVVKTFPGVRALDGVQLEVRAGEVHCLLGQNGAGKSTLIKVLAGVHRPDSGRVEWQGRPVRFANPQAAMRAGIATIYQELDLVDDLSVAENAFLGHEPRTAGFVRRAAMARRTRDILGRLGHAEIRPRGLVRSLPAAGKQVVSMARALSHQAKLIIMDEPSAVLAHDEVENLFRIIRELTAQGIAVIYISHRLEEIREIGDRVTVLKDGRTTAQNLSAQTTPTKELVSRMTGRSIEYVFPQREPNSHGEPLLEVSRLSRAREFSDVSLTVARGEIVGIAGLVGAGRSELLETIFGARTADTGRVTMAGKPVRPGSVGAAVRAGMGMAPEERKSQALLLGEPIFRNITLATFGRLARAGFTDAGREVSAAERVAGSLELRPRGVHRPVRQLSGGNQQKVVVGRWLLGDTRLLLLDEPTRGVDVGARAELYQVIHDLAAQGVGVLLVSSEVPEVLGLADRVLVMREGRVVHQAPAGEIDEETVLDLVMSGSALESAAA, from the coding sequence GTGGTGCTGCGGCTGACCGACGTCGTGAAGACCTTTCCCGGGGTACGCGCGCTGGACGGGGTGCAGCTCGAGGTGCGTGCCGGGGAGGTGCACTGCCTGCTCGGCCAGAACGGGGCCGGCAAGTCGACCCTGATCAAGGTGCTGGCCGGCGTGCACCGCCCCGACTCGGGGCGGGTCGAATGGCAGGGCCGACCGGTCCGGTTCGCCAATCCGCAGGCCGCGATGCGGGCCGGCATCGCCACCATCTACCAGGAACTCGACCTGGTCGACGACCTGTCCGTGGCGGAGAACGCCTTCCTCGGCCACGAGCCGCGGACCGCGGGCTTCGTCCGTCGGGCGGCGATGGCCCGGCGCACCCGGGACATCCTGGGCCGACTCGGCCACGCCGAGATCCGACCCCGCGGGCTGGTCCGGTCGCTTCCGGCGGCCGGCAAGCAGGTGGTCAGCATGGCTCGGGCACTGTCCCACCAGGCCAAGCTGATCATCATGGACGAGCCGAGCGCGGTGCTCGCGCACGACGAGGTCGAGAACCTGTTCCGGATCATCCGTGAACTCACCGCTCAGGGCATCGCGGTCATCTACATCTCGCACCGGTTGGAGGAGATCCGCGAGATCGGTGACCGGGTCACCGTACTCAAGGACGGCCGGACCACCGCGCAGAACCTGTCGGCGCAGACCACTCCGACCAAGGAGCTGGTCAGCCGGATGACCGGCCGGTCGATCGAGTACGTGTTCCCGCAGCGGGAGCCCAACTCGCACGGGGAGCCCTTGCTGGAGGTGTCCCGGCTCAGCCGCGCGAGGGAGTTCAGCGACGTCTCGCTGACTGTCGCGCGGGGGGAGATCGTCGGCATCGCCGGCCTGGTCGGTGCCGGTCGTTCGGAACTGCTGGAGACGATCTTCGGGGCCCGGACCGCCGACACCGGCCGGGTCACGATGGCCGGCAAGCCGGTACGGCCCGGCAGCGTCGGCGCCGCGGTGCGGGCCGGCATGGGCATGGCACCGGAGGAACGCAAGAGCCAGGCACTGCTGCTGGGCGAACCGATCTTCCGGAACATCACGTTGGCCACCTTCGGGCGCCTCGCCCGGGCCGGGTTCACCGACGCCGGCCGGGAGGTCAGCGCCGCCGAACGGGTCGCCGGCTCGCTGGAGCTGCGTCCCCGGGGCGTGCACCGTCCGGTGCGTCAGCTCTCCGGCGGCAACCAGCAGAAGGTGGTGGTCGGCCGGTGGCTGCTCGGTGACACCCGGCTGCTGCTGCTCGACGAGCCGACCCGGGGCGTCGACGTCGGTGCCCGGGCCGAGCTGTACCAGGTGATTCACGACCTCGCCGCGCAGGGCGTGGGCGTCCTGCTGGTCTCCAGCGAGGTGCCCGAGGTGCTGGGGCTGGCCGACCGGGTGCTGGTGATGCGGGAAGGACGCGTCGTCCACCAGGCCCCGGCCGGTGAGATCGATGAGGAGACCGTGCTCGACCTCGTCATGTCGGGGTCGGCGTTGGAAAGTGCCGCGGCGTGA
- a CDS encoding ROK family protein, whose product MRTADPLHLQLLRLLRDNGPVSRAELADQLEIPRPRLLSELERLVASGFVTEAGMAASRGGRRSTLVELNPDLRFAAIDLGASSVDVEITNGRLEPVAAYTEPADIRQGPKVILHRINELLAKARVEGVHERLDGIGIGVPGPVSYRDGVPVSPPIMPGWDRFPVRELLAREHGCPAVVDNDVNIMAIGERHGGVAHSVDDFLFVKLGTGVGCGIYLAGQVYRGIDGCAGDIGHIQVDSHGPMCSCGNAGCLEALFSGAALAKEAAAAARAGTSPALAERLTQRAELTARDVAECAMEGDVTCIRLIRDGGRRLGGVLAGLVSFANPSMIVIGGGLAHLGHILLAEIRSVVYRRSLPLATGNLPVVLSELGSRAGVTGASVLASDVAFEQAS is encoded by the coding sequence ATGCGTACGGCGGATCCTCTGCACCTCCAGCTGCTACGACTGCTGCGGGACAACGGACCGGTCTCCCGGGCCGAGCTCGCCGACCAGCTGGAGATTCCCCGCCCTCGCCTGCTGTCCGAGTTGGAGCGGCTGGTCGCCTCCGGCTTCGTGACCGAAGCAGGGATGGCCGCCTCACGGGGCGGCCGCCGCTCGACCCTGGTGGAGCTCAACCCGGATCTGCGGTTCGCCGCGATCGACCTGGGTGCGAGCTCGGTCGACGTGGAGATCACCAACGGCCGGCTGGAGCCGGTGGCCGCGTACACCGAGCCGGCCGACATCCGGCAGGGGCCGAAGGTCATCCTGCACCGCATCAACGAGCTGCTCGCCAAGGCCCGGGTCGAAGGGGTGCACGAGCGCCTCGACGGCATCGGCATCGGGGTGCCCGGGCCGGTCAGCTACCGCGACGGAGTGCCGGTCTCCCCGCCGATCATGCCGGGCTGGGACCGCTTCCCGGTCCGTGAGCTGCTCGCCCGGGAGCACGGCTGCCCGGCGGTGGTGGACAACGACGTGAACATCATGGCCATCGGGGAACGGCACGGCGGCGTGGCCCACTCGGTCGACGACTTCCTGTTCGTCAAGCTCGGCACCGGCGTCGGCTGCGGCATCTACCTCGCGGGCCAGGTCTACCGGGGGATCGACGGCTGCGCTGGCGACATCGGCCACATCCAGGTCGACTCGCACGGTCCGATGTGCTCCTGCGGTAACGCCGGATGTCTGGAGGCGCTGTTCAGCGGTGCAGCGCTGGCCAAGGAGGCGGCCGCCGCCGCCCGGGCCGGCACTTCCCCGGCGCTGGCCGAGCGGCTCACCCAGCGGGCCGAGCTCACCGCGCGCGACGTCGCTGAGTGCGCCATGGAAGGCGACGTCACCTGCATCCGGCTGATCCGCGACGGCGGCCGGCGGCTCGGCGGCGTCCTCGCCGGTCTGGTCAGCTTCGCCAACCCGTCGATGATCGTGATCGGCGGGGGTCTGGCCCACCTCGGACACATCCTGCTCGCCGAGATCCGCAGCGTGGTCTACCGGCGGTCGCTGCCGCTGGCCACCGGCAACCTGCCGGTCGTGCTGTCCGAGCTGGGTTCGCGGGCCGGCGTGACCGGCGCCTCCGTGCTGGCCAGCGACGTCGCCTTCGAGCAGGCGTCGTGA
- a CDS encoding substrate-binding domain-containing protein, which translates to MTAFSRRTLFGARGAAAGDMSRRRLLAGGAAVGAGVLLSACTSNEAAPTNTQTQAANQGNPNSEPGETVTIGFSAPAADHGWLAAITNNARAQAEAYSDVEFLTVEAGADAAAQRAALDTLISQSPDVIVMLPHDGAELTASGLQAMEAGIPVVNLDRAFTQALAYRTQIKGDNYGMGVSAGNYIAAQMQEKGIANPVIAEIAGIDALELTQERSAGFKDALEVHGFTIANRRAAEFTADSGQREAANLLQALPEIDAIWNHDDDQGIGVLAAISQANRSEFIMVGGAGSRAAMEAIQADDSVLKATVTYSPSMASSAISLARLIAQGKGMSDLVELQVPKEIILASETITKENASEYLPLGF; encoded by the coding sequence ATGACCGCTTTCTCCCGTCGGACACTGTTCGGCGCGCGCGGCGCCGCCGCAGGTGACATGTCCCGCCGCCGGCTGCTCGCCGGTGGTGCCGCAGTCGGTGCCGGTGTACTGCTGAGCGCATGCACCAGCAACGAAGCCGCCCCGACCAACACCCAGACTCAGGCCGCCAACCAGGGCAACCCCAACTCCGAGCCCGGTGAGACCGTCACCATCGGCTTCTCCGCCCCGGCGGCCGACCACGGCTGGCTCGCGGCGATCACCAACAACGCCCGGGCCCAGGCCGAGGCGTACTCGGACGTGGAGTTCCTCACGGTCGAGGCCGGTGCCGACGCCGCCGCTCAGCGGGCCGCCCTGGACACGCTGATCTCGCAGAGCCCGGACGTCATCGTCATGCTGCCGCACGACGGGGCCGAGCTCACCGCCAGCGGCCTGCAGGCCATGGAGGCCGGCATCCCGGTGGTCAACCTGGACCGGGCGTTCACCCAGGCGTTGGCCTACCGCACCCAGATCAAGGGCGACAACTACGGCATGGGTGTGTCGGCGGGCAACTACATCGCCGCCCAGATGCAGGAGAAGGGCATCGCCAACCCGGTGATCGCCGAGATCGCCGGAATCGACGCGCTGGAGCTGACCCAGGAACGGTCCGCCGGCTTCAAGGACGCCCTCGAGGTGCACGGCTTCACCATCGCCAACCGGCGGGCGGCCGAGTTCACCGCCGACTCCGGCCAGCGCGAGGCGGCCAACCTGCTGCAGGCCCTGCCGGAGATCGACGCCATCTGGAACCACGACGACGACCAGGGCATCGGGGTGCTGGCCGCGATCAGCCAGGCCAACCGTTCGGAGTTCATCATGGTCGGCGGCGCCGGTTCGCGGGCGGCGATGGAGGCGATCCAGGCCGACGACAGCGTACTGAAGGCGACCGTCACCTACAGCCCGTCGATGGCCTCCTCGGCGATCTCGCTGGCCCGCCTGATCGCCCAGGGCAAGGGCATGTCCGACCTGGTCGAGCTGCAGGTGCCCAAGGAGATCATCCTGGCCTCGGAGACCATCACCAAGGAGAACGCGAGCGAGTACCTGCCGCTCGGGTTCTGA
- a CDS encoding ThuA domain-containing protein — MSRSARRWLAVAAGAALAAPMITTAPAVAHDGHDHDENYQVLVFTSTEGVAHPSTAKGVNAVRTLGKNNGFTVDVSRNGTVFTEENLANYAAVVFLNNNGDVLDDAQQEAFENYVKAGNGYIGVHAAVDAEPDWAFYRDLVGTTSTGTTASGAGVIDVADRYHPSTSTVPRQLTIDENYLNFAENVRGIQHVLATVDTDTVSDSSMGYDHPVSWCQDYQGGRSWYTGLGSAPETFTIGAFRKHLLGGIQWAAGVAEGDCGATVESNYERVVLNDQPGEPMSLAVLPDGRVLHNTRSGEVRLYDPASGASPVISDIDVYQHDEDGLQSVTLDPNFAENKWVYLYYAPPLDTPVDDPATPGVNEGDAPANSEDPSVWAAFKGYNLLSRIKFVEEPTPHLDLSTEQEILKVDTDRGACCHVAGEVKFDGKGLLYLVTGDDTNASGSDGYTPINRSLTRGPAYDAARSAANTNDLRGKVLRIRVKDDGSYAIPAGNLFPESQDFEDQTRPEIFLMGLRNPFRFDVDERGWVYIGDYSPDSRNPSATRGPEGTGRWFAAKRAGNYGWPYCYSPTLPYIDYDFETQTSGEPFNCAAPINDSPRNTGRSLLPPVEQPQFWYTFNATTTCRDSYLVDPAGSCDFQWPVVGTGGVGPMGGPIYKFDESLESDYKLPQYFHDAVFFGEFSRDRMFTMRTNGSGKLFGVERFLSTFTFDNPMDMEIGPDGTLYVLDYGDGFFRPNPDASLYQIRYVKGTRGPVAELDASPTSGQAPLTVQFSSEGTNTPEPGASIDIAWDFDGDGTTDSTEANPSYTYTSNGVYYAQLTVTDSNGKQATLSRTITVGNTAPTVEVTAPLSGSFFNWGDTVPYTVTVTDPEDGTIDCDRVEVSFVLGHDEHGHPQTTTTGCTGNLPTPADGADHAGSYLFGGISASYTDLGGGGQPALTTIGQATIQLYQQQAEFAPIQQGVSVSNTSDTGGGQHVSGINEGDYIAFDPINLGGIDTVTLRHAGGSSSTAGTPRAAVELRVDAPDGPLVASTTLTATTGSNDWASTDVAVDHPAGTHQLYLVFRTVEGGATFNLFNLNWVQFVPAS, encoded by the coding sequence ATGAGCAGATCCGCCCGGCGATGGCTTGCCGTCGCCGCGGGCGCGGCACTCGCCGCACCCATGATCACCACCGCGCCAGCGGTCGCCCACGATGGCCACGACCACGACGAGAACTACCAGGTGCTGGTCTTCACCAGCACCGAAGGGGTGGCGCACCCCTCGACCGCCAAGGGCGTCAACGCGGTCCGCACCCTCGGCAAGAACAACGGGTTCACCGTCGACGTGTCCCGCAACGGAACCGTGTTCACCGAGGAGAACCTGGCGAACTACGCCGCCGTGGTCTTCCTGAACAACAACGGCGACGTGCTCGACGACGCGCAGCAGGAGGCGTTCGAGAACTACGTCAAGGCCGGCAACGGGTACATCGGCGTGCACGCCGCCGTCGACGCCGAACCGGACTGGGCGTTCTACCGCGACCTGGTCGGCACCACCTCGACCGGCACCACCGCCAGCGGCGCCGGCGTGATCGATGTCGCGGACCGCTACCACCCGTCGACCAGCACCGTCCCCCGCCAGTTGACCATCGACGAGAACTACCTCAACTTCGCGGAGAACGTCCGTGGCATCCAGCACGTACTGGCCACCGTCGACACCGACACGGTCAGCGACAGCAGCATGGGCTATGACCACCCGGTCTCCTGGTGCCAGGACTACCAGGGCGGCCGCTCCTGGTACACCGGTCTCGGCTCCGCCCCGGAGACGTTCACCATCGGCGCGTTCCGCAAGCACCTGCTCGGCGGCATCCAGTGGGCCGCCGGCGTAGCCGAGGGCGACTGCGGCGCGACCGTCGAGTCCAACTACGAGCGGGTGGTCCTCAACGACCAGCCCGGTGAGCCGATGAGCCTCGCCGTGCTGCCCGACGGCCGAGTGCTGCACAACACCCGCAGCGGAGAGGTCCGGCTCTACGACCCGGCCAGCGGCGCCAGCCCGGTGATCAGCGACATCGACGTCTACCAGCACGATGAGGACGGCCTGCAGTCGGTCACCCTCGACCCGAACTTCGCCGAGAACAAGTGGGTCTACCTCTACTACGCGCCACCGCTGGACACCCCGGTCGACGACCCGGCCACCCCGGGCGTCAACGAGGGCGACGCGCCGGCCAACAGCGAGGACCCCAGCGTCTGGGCGGCGTTCAAGGGCTACAACCTGCTTTCTCGGATCAAGTTCGTCGAGGAGCCGACCCCGCACCTGGACCTGTCGACCGAACAGGAGATCCTCAAGGTCGACACCGACCGGGGTGCCTGCTGCCACGTCGCCGGTGAGGTCAAGTTCGACGGCAAGGGCCTGCTCTACCTGGTCACCGGCGACGACACCAACGCCAGCGGCTCGGACGGCTACACCCCGATCAACCGGTCGCTGACCCGCGGCCCGGCGTACGACGCCGCCCGGTCCGCGGCCAACACCAACGACCTGCGCGGCAAGGTGCTGCGGATCCGGGTCAAGGACGACGGCAGCTACGCCATCCCGGCCGGCAACCTGTTCCCCGAGTCGCAGGACTTCGAGGACCAGACCCGCCCGGAGATCTTCCTGATGGGTCTGCGTAACCCGTTCCGGTTCGACGTGGACGAGCGTGGCTGGGTCTACATCGGCGACTACTCGCCGGACTCGCGCAACCCGAGCGCGACCCGGGGGCCGGAGGGCACCGGACGGTGGTTCGCCGCCAAGCGGGCCGGCAACTACGGCTGGCCGTACTGCTACTCGCCGACCCTGCCGTACATCGACTACGACTTCGAGACGCAGACCTCGGGTGAGCCGTTCAACTGCGCGGCGCCGATCAACGACTCGCCCCGCAACACCGGTCGCAGCCTGTTGCCGCCGGTCGAGCAGCCGCAGTTCTGGTACACGTTCAACGCCACCACCACCTGCCGGGACAGCTACCTGGTCGACCCGGCCGGCTCCTGCGACTTCCAGTGGCCGGTCGTCGGCACCGGCGGCGTCGGCCCGATGGGCGGGCCGATCTACAAGTTCGACGAGTCGCTGGAGTCGGACTACAAGCTGCCGCAGTACTTCCACGACGCCGTCTTCTTCGGCGAGTTCAGCCGGGACCGGATGTTCACCATGCGGACCAACGGCAGCGGCAAGCTGTTCGGCGTCGAGCGGTTCCTGTCCACCTTCACCTTCGACAACCCGATGGACATGGAGATCGGCCCGGACGGCACCCTCTACGTGCTGGACTACGGTGACGGCTTCTTCCGGCCCAACCCGGACGCGTCGCTCTACCAGATCCGGTACGTCAAGGGTACCCGTGGACCGGTCGCCGAACTCGACGCGTCGCCCACCTCCGGCCAGGCCCCGCTGACCGTGCAGTTCTCCAGCGAAGGCACCAACACCCCGGAGCCGGGCGCCAGCATCGACATCGCCTGGGACTTCGACGGGGACGGCACAACCGACTCCACCGAAGCCAACCCGTCGTATACCTACACCAGCAACGGCGTCTACTACGCCCAGCTGACGGTGACCGACTCCAACGGCAAACAGGCGACGTTGAGCCGGACCATCACGGTCGGCAACACCGCACCGACGGTGGAGGTCACCGCCCCGCTGTCCGGTTCCTTCTTCAACTGGGGCGACACGGTGCCGTACACCGTCACCGTCACCGACCCCGAGGACGGCACCATCGACTGCGACCGGGTGGAGGTCAGCTTCGTGCTCGGCCACGACGAGCACGGCCACCCGCAGACCACCACCACCGGGTGCACCGGTAACCTGCCGACCCCGGCCGACGGGGCCGACCACGCCGGCAGCTACCTGTTCGGCGGGATCAGCGCCAGCTACACCGACCTGGGCGGCGGCGGTCAGCCGGCGCTGACCACGATCGGCCAGGCCACCATCCAGCTCTACCAGCAGCAGGCCGAGTTCGCCCCGATCCAGCAGGGCGTGTCGGTCTCCAACACCTCGGACACCGGCGGCGGCCAGCACGTCTCCGGTATCAACGAGGGTGACTA